The Chryseobacterium aureum genome contains a region encoding:
- a CDS encoding DUF5684 domain-containing protein has translation MLTLLQTDPYNGADAASGAIAAGLGIGTMFFGLLCYIFYGYCMYKIFQKAGRQDAWAAFIPIYNTIVLLEIVKKPIWWIILFFIPLVNIYACWVVYDRLAKGFSKETPLYTILILLFGFIFIPVLGLGSDQYDSKLVPND, from the coding sequence ATGTTAACTCTTTTACAAACAGACCCTTACAATGGGGCAGATGCCGCGTCTGGTGCAATTGCAGCCGGATTAGGAATCGGGACGATGTTCTTCGGCTTACTATGCTATATCTTCTATGGATACTGTATGTACAAAATCTTCCAGAAAGCAGGGAGACAAGATGCATGGGCCGCCTTTATACCAATTTATAATACGATTGTATTACTGGAAATCGTAAAAAAGCCAATATGGTGGATCATCCTTTTCTTTATCCCATTGGTGAATATCTATGCCTGCTGGGTGGTTTATGACAGGCTCGCTAAAGGTTTTTCTAAAGAAACACCTCTCTACACCATTCTGATTCTTCTTTTTGGGTTTATCTTTATTCCTGTATTAGGCCTTGGAAGTGATCAGTATGATAGTAAACTGGTTCCAAATGATTAA